The following proteins come from a genomic window of Streptomyces sp. Sge12:
- the rpe gene encoding ribulose-phosphate 3-epimerase codes for MAAQIYPSILSADFARLAEEAKAVEGADWLHVDVMDNHFVPNLTLGMPIVESLSRATDIPLDLHLMIENPDRWAPQYVEAGAGSVTFHAEAAAAPVRLAREIRAKGARASMALKPATPIEQYEDILPELDMLLIMTVEPGFGGQPFLDIMLPKIRRTRELIAKHGLELWLQVDGGVSASTIERCAEAGADVFVAGSAVYGAVDPAAAVRTLREQAGAAIAAAPWACDH; via the coding sequence ATGGCCGCGCAGATTTATCCCAGCATCCTGTCCGCCGACTTCGCCCGACTCGCCGAGGAGGCGAAGGCCGTCGAGGGAGCCGACTGGCTGCATGTCGACGTCATGGACAACCATTTCGTCCCGAATCTCACCCTCGGTATGCCGATCGTGGAATCCCTGAGCAGGGCCACCGACATCCCGCTGGACCTCCACCTCATGATCGAGAACCCGGACCGCTGGGCCCCGCAGTACGTGGAGGCCGGTGCGGGGTCGGTCACCTTCCACGCCGAGGCCGCCGCCGCGCCCGTGCGGCTCGCGCGGGAGATCCGGGCCAAGGGGGCGCGCGCCTCCATGGCGCTCAAGCCCGCGACGCCGATCGAGCAGTACGAGGACATCCTCCCCGAGCTCGACATGCTGCTGATCATGACGGTCGAGCCCGGTTTCGGCGGCCAGCCCTTTCTCGACATCATGCTGCCGAAGATCCGCCGCACCCGGGAGCTGATCGCCAAGCACGGTCTGGAGCTGTGGCTCCAGGTGGACGGCGGGGTCTCGGCCTCGACGATCGAGCGCTGCGCCGAGGCCGGCGCCGATGTCTTCGTGGCCGGCAGCGCCGTCTACGGAGCGGTCGATCCGGCCGCCGCCGTGCGCACGCTGCGTGAGCAGGCGGGTGCGGCGATCGCAGCGGCGCCCTGGGCTTGCGACCACTGA
- a CDS encoding sugar-binding transcriptional regulator, with the protein MSAGRSALRMGPAELVQAAAMARRFYLEGKSKIQIAEEFGVSRFKVARVLETALERDLVRIEIRVPAELDAERSDALRARYGLRHAVVVESPADATEDAPDPENLGAVAADLLGELVNEGDVLGLAWGRSTIHMAASLHRLPQCTVVQLTGVYDAGTAERGSVEAVRRAAQVSGGDAHPIYAPMLLPDPATAAALRSQTGIARAFEYFDKVTVAAVSIGSWEPGISTVHDMLTDEERAHYASLGVAAEMSAHLFDAEGRRVGRDLGERCITVEADRLRRIPEVVAIAGGLRKASAIGAVLRSGLVTSLVTDTAVADYLLTESAPGLRPALDRADPDD; encoded by the coding sequence ATGTCGGCGGGACGGTCAGCCCTGCGGATGGGACCCGCGGAGCTGGTGCAGGCGGCGGCCATGGCGCGCCGCTTCTACCTGGAGGGCAAGTCCAAGATCCAGATCGCCGAGGAGTTCGGCGTGAGCCGCTTCAAGGTGGCCCGGGTCCTGGAGACCGCCCTGGAGCGTGACCTCGTACGCATCGAGATCCGGGTACCGGCCGAACTCGACGCGGAGCGGTCCGACGCGCTCAGAGCCCGGTACGGGCTCCGGCACGCCGTCGTCGTGGAGTCGCCCGCCGACGCCACCGAGGACGCGCCCGACCCGGAGAACCTGGGCGCGGTCGCCGCCGACCTGCTGGGCGAGCTCGTCAACGAGGGCGACGTACTGGGCCTGGCGTGGGGACGGTCGACCATCCACATGGCCGCCTCCCTGCACAGGCTGCCCCAGTGCACCGTGGTGCAGCTGACCGGTGTGTACGACGCGGGCACCGCCGAGCGCGGCTCGGTCGAGGCCGTCCGCCGGGCCGCGCAGGTCTCCGGTGGCGACGCGCACCCGATCTACGCGCCGATGCTGCTGCCCGATCCGGCCACCGCGGCCGCGCTGCGCAGCCAGACCGGTATCGCACGCGCCTTCGAGTACTTCGACAAGGTGACGGTCGCGGCCGTCTCCATCGGCTCCTGGGAGCCGGGCATCTCGACCGTCCACGACATGCTCACGGACGAGGAGCGGGCCCACTACGCCTCGCTGGGCGTCGCGGCCGAGATGTCGGCCCACCTCTTCGACGCCGAGGGGCGGCGGGTCGGCCGGGACCTCGGCGAACGGTGCATCACGGTCGAGGCGGACCGGCTGCGGCGGATCCCCGAGGTCGTGGCGATCGCGGGCGGGCTGCGTAAGGCCTCCGCGATCGGGGCCGTGCTGAGGTCGGGTCTGGTGACCAGCCTCGTCACGGACACGGCGGTCGCCGACTACCTGCTCACCGAGTCGGCCCCAGGGCTGCGGCCGGCCCTGGACCGCGCCGACCCGGACGACTGA
- a CDS encoding CarD family transcriptional regulator, giving the protein MTKSAVPRRHLPSSPFKAPVEQPIRQFNVGDRVTHDEHGLGRVVGIEEGIAVLVDFGSVQKRILSPYTKMAAL; this is encoded by the coding sequence ATGACAAAGTCAGCAGTACCTCGCCGCCATTTGCCGTCCAGCCCGTTCAAGGCCCCCGTGGAACAGCCCATCCGGCAGTTCAACGTCGGCGACCGGGTTACTCACGATGAGCACGGCCTCGGCCGTGTCGTCGGAATCGAGGAGGGGATCGCTGTTCTCGTCGACTTCGGTTCGGTCCAGAAGCGAATCCTGAGTCCCTACACCAAGATGGCCGCCCTCTGA
- a CDS encoding ribonuclease domain-containing protein, which produces MIFRNVPRSLLRLLGALFLCAALVGAVGCGGQKAAPAPADAASASGSARTDARATAVPGWATGMATVRADGLPQQARDVLALIDKGGPYPYRQDGTVFGNFEKALPAHKRGYYHEYTVRTPGERDRGARRIVTGEGGEFFYTDDHYETFKAVLR; this is translated from the coding sequence ATGATCTTTCGGAACGTGCCCCGATCGTTGCTGCGTTTGCTGGGGGCGTTGTTCCTCTGTGCCGCGCTGGTCGGTGCGGTGGGCTGTGGCGGGCAGAAGGCCGCGCCCGCGCCTGCTGATGCCGCCAGCGCCAGTGGCAGTGCTCGTACTGATGCCCGTGCCACTGCCGTCCCCGGGTGGGCGACGGGGATGGCCACCGTACGGGCCGACGGGCTGCCGCAGCAGGCCCGGGACGTGCTCGCGCTCATCGACAAGGGCGGGCCGTACCCCTACCGGCAGGACGGCACGGTCTTCGGGAACTTCGAGAAGGCCCTGCCCGCGCACAAACGTGGCTACTACCACGAGTACACCGTGCGTACGCCGGGGGAGCGGGACCGCGGGGCCCGGCGGATCGTGACGGGCGAGGGTGGGGAGTTCTTCTACACGGACGACCACTACGAGACCTTCAAGGCGGTTCTGCGATGA
- a CDS encoding barstar family protein: MSLDPQPLAPALEAAEAAGWTTVRLDLDGVRGKAELMRRCGGALRLPEWVGGNWDALADALRDLSWLPVPRGAGAGAGAGGGGDGDGGWLVAVTSWRGYAAARPGEWETLVEVLEEAVDFWRGRGPGGPELVVVLADADADADADAGSGPVAGAPPRTPRLKRRRG, translated from the coding sequence ATGAGCCTGGACCCGCAGCCGCTCGCCCCGGCGCTCGAAGCCGCCGAAGCCGCGGGATGGACGACCGTACGGCTGGACCTGGACGGGGTACGCGGCAAGGCCGAGCTGATGCGGCGGTGCGGGGGTGCCCTGCGGCTGCCGGAGTGGGTCGGCGGGAACTGGGACGCGCTGGCCGATGCGCTGCGGGACCTGTCGTGGCTGCCGGTGCCGCGTGGTGCCGGTGCCGGTGCCGGTGCGGGCGGGGGCGGGGATGGGGATGGGGGGTGGCTGGTGGCGGTGACGTCGTGGCGGGGGTACGCGGCGGCCCGGCCGGGCGAGTGGGAGACGCTGGTCGAGGTGCTGGAGGAAGCCGTGGACTTCTGGCGGGGGCGGGGTCCTGGCGGGCCGGAGCTGGTGGTGGTGCTGGCCGATGCCGATGCCGATGCCGATGCCGATGCAGGGTCCGGGCCGGTTGCCGGGGCTCCGCCCCGGACCCCGCGCCTCAAACGCCGGCGAGGCTGA
- a CDS encoding group II truncated hemoglobin, whose product MSTTPTIYEWMGGAEAMNRLTDAFYTHALQDEILAPVFAGMDSEHPQHVAVWLSEVFGGPSDYTAHHGGHQHMATKHLGRAITEKQRRRWVDLLMDTADEVGLPTDPEFRGVFAYYIEWGTRMALIYSGPNPPPVDAAKIPIWSWGQTPPWTPPTPQT is encoded by the coding sequence ATGAGCACCACACCCACCATCTACGAGTGGATGGGCGGAGCGGAGGCGATGAACCGCCTCACGGACGCCTTCTACACGCACGCCCTCCAGGACGAGATCCTGGCCCCGGTCTTCGCGGGCATGGACTCGGAGCACCCGCAGCACGTCGCGGTCTGGCTGTCGGAGGTCTTCGGCGGCCCCTCGGACTACACCGCCCACCACGGCGGCCACCAGCACATGGCCACCAAGCACCTGGGCCGAGCGATCACCGAGAAGCAGCGCCGCCGCTGGGTCGACCTGCTGATGGACACGGCCGACGAGGTCGGCCTCCCGACGGACCCCGAATTCCGCGGGGTGTTCGCCTACTACATCGAGTGGGGCACCCGCATGGCCCTGATCTACTCGGGCCCCAACCCGCCCCCGGTCGACGCGGCCAAGATCCCGATCTGGTCCTGGGGCCAAACCCCACCCTGGACCCCACCCACCCCCCAAACCTGA
- a CDS encoding antibiotic biosynthesis monooxygenase family protein produces MTTTVEYIRYRIALDDQPAFEDAYARAAESLAASPECIDYELARCEEEKERYILRIRWTSIEDHLGGFRKGAQFPAFFNAIRPYVTAIEEMQHYLVTGVVGTGKAAAER; encoded by the coding sequence ATGACCACGACCGTCGAATACATCCGCTACCGGATCGCATTGGACGACCAACCGGCCTTCGAGGACGCCTACGCCCGGGCCGCCGAGTCCCTGGCCGCCTCGCCGGAATGCATCGACTACGAGCTGGCCCGCTGCGAGGAGGAGAAGGAGCGCTACATCCTCCGGATCCGCTGGACCTCGATCGAGGACCACCTGGGCGGGTTCCGCAAGGGAGCGCAGTTCCCCGCCTTCTTCAACGCGATCCGCCCCTACGTGACCGCCATCGAGGAGATGCAGCACTACCTCGTGACGGGCGTCGTCGGCACGGGAAAGGCCGCCGCAGAACGATGA
- a CDS encoding FAD-dependent oxidoreductase has product MSAAPESSAATASATTATTTATAAASAASAAERAEHRKPVILAVDDDPQVLRAVRRDLRSAYGDRYRVLGASSAADALKILDSLDERGHDPALFLVDQRMPDVTGVEFLLEAVSRFPDARRVLLTAYAETDAAITAINRVRLDYYLLKPWDPPHERLFPVLDDLLSDWLATYRPAYDGIIVAGHLVSPGTHAVRDFFTRNGQPFRFLNVERDPEALTLIAAQPEGALPLVRFPDGSVLSAPTDTQLAQRLGLATTASRPHYECVIVGAGPAGLAAGVYSASEGLSTLMLDSRAPGGQAGTSSLIENYLGFPSGLSGGDLTRRATIQASRFGAEILHPVEVVSLTRDDPAKILTLADGTEISAETVLLATGVSYNRLDAPGADRFEGAGLYYGAATTESSACISQHVFIVGGANSAGQAAVHFAKYAARVTILVRAASLDASMSRYLIDEIDRTPNIEVKVRTTVVRLDGEEHLERLTLHDADTGTDSEVPARFMFTFIGARPHTDWLAGVVERDEYGFVLTGSDLISNGGELPAEWSLERAPYPLETSVPGVFAAGDVRAHSVKRVASGVGEGAMAVSLIHRYRSMG; this is encoded by the coding sequence ATGAGCGCGGCCCCGGAGAGTTCCGCCGCCACCGCCTCGGCGACCACCGCCACCACCACGGCCACCGCGGCCGCCTCGGCCGCCTCGGCCGCCGAACGCGCCGAGCACAGGAAGCCCGTCATCCTCGCCGTGGACGACGACCCCCAGGTGCTGCGCGCCGTCCGCCGCGACCTGCGCAGCGCCTACGGCGACCGCTACCGGGTGCTCGGCGCCTCCTCGGCCGCCGACGCCCTGAAGATCCTGGACTCCCTGGACGAACGCGGCCACGACCCGGCGCTGTTCCTCGTGGACCAGCGCATGCCGGACGTGACCGGCGTCGAGTTCCTGCTGGAGGCGGTCAGCCGCTTCCCGGACGCCCGCCGGGTCCTGCTGACGGCCTACGCGGAGACCGACGCGGCGATCACCGCCATCAACCGGGTCCGGCTGGACTACTACCTGCTCAAGCCGTGGGACCCGCCGCACGAGCGGCTCTTCCCGGTCCTCGACGACCTGCTGTCGGACTGGCTGGCCACCTACCGGCCGGCGTACGACGGGATCATCGTCGCCGGGCACCTGGTCTCCCCCGGCACCCACGCCGTCCGGGACTTCTTCACCCGCAACGGCCAGCCGTTCCGCTTCCTCAACGTCGAGCGGGACCCGGAGGCGCTGACCCTGATCGCCGCCCAGCCCGAAGGCGCACTCCCCCTCGTCCGCTTCCCCGACGGGTCGGTGCTCTCCGCCCCGACCGACACCCAGCTCGCCCAGCGCCTGGGCCTGGCCACCACCGCCTCCCGCCCGCACTACGAGTGCGTCATCGTCGGCGCGGGCCCGGCGGGCCTGGCGGCGGGCGTCTACTCGGCCTCGGAGGGCCTGTCGACCCTGATGCTGGACTCCCGCGCCCCGGGCGGCCAGGCCGGCACCTCCAGCCTGATCGAGAACTACCTCGGCTTCCCCTCGGGCCTCTCGGGCGGCGACCTGACCCGCCGGGCCACCATCCAGGCCTCCCGGTTCGGCGCCGAGATCCTGCACCCGGTGGAAGTGGTCTCGCTGACCCGGGACGACCCGGCGAAGATCCTCACCCTGGCGGACGGCACGGAGATCTCCGCCGAGACGGTGCTCCTGGCCACCGGGGTCTCGTACAACCGCCTCGACGCCCCCGGCGCGGACCGCTTCGAGGGGGCGGGCCTCTACTACGGCGCGGCCACCACGGAGAGCTCGGCCTGCATCTCGCAGCACGTGTTCATCGTCGGCGGGGCCAACTCCGCGGGTCAGGCCGCGGTGCACTTCGCCAAGTACGCCGCCCGCGTGACGATCCTGGTCCGCGCGGCCTCCCTGGACGCGAGCATGTCCCGCTATCTGATCGACGAGATCGACCGCACCCCGAACATCGAGGTCAAGGTGCGCACGACCGTGGTCCGGCTGGACGGCGAGGAGCACCTGGAGCGCCTCACCCTCCACGACGCGGACACCGGCACGGACAGCGAGGTCCCGGCCCGCTTCATGTTCACCTTCATCGGCGCCCGCCCGCACACCGACTGGCTCGCGGGCGTGGTGGAGCGCGACGAGTACGGCTTCGTCCTCACGGGCTCGGACCTGATCTCGAACGGCGGCGAGCTCCCGGCCGAATGGAGCCTGGAGCGCGCCCCGTACCCCCTGGAGACGAGCGTCCCCGGCGTCTTCGCGGCGGGCGACGTCCGCGCCCACTCGGTGAAGCGGGTCGCCTCGGGCGTGGGCGAGGGGGCGATGGCCGTCTCCCTCATCCACCGCTACCGCTCGATGGGCTGA
- a CDS encoding UBP-type zinc finger domain-containing protein: MDLLCTHIDQIRPVKPTAVGCEECLVAGDTWVHLRMCLSCGHVGCCDSSRNRHATRHYRSTEHAIAASHEPGEDWAWCYADQLMLDPA; the protein is encoded by the coding sequence ATGGACCTGTTGTGCACACACATCGATCAGATACGTCCGGTGAAACCCACGGCGGTGGGCTGCGAGGAGTGCCTCGTCGCCGGCGACACCTGGGTGCACCTGCGGATGTGCCTCAGCTGCGGGCACGTCGGATGCTGCGACTCGTCGAGGAACCGTCACGCCACCCGGCACTACCGGAGCACCGAGCACGCCATCGCGGCCTCCCACGAGCCCGGTGAGGACTGGGCCTGGTGCTACGCCGACCAGCTGATGCTGGACCCGGCATGA
- a CDS encoding type 1 glutamine amidotransferase domain-containing protein, which translates to MSRKILVIVSEHGYWAEELIGPVSKFDERGYEVIFATPTGKRAHALPPSLDANYIDPPLGRSVTTEENARLGREFEQSSRLDSPLDIEAWVPERPYTSDEGYLPKLEQYHRDLDKLDADIAGYDAILIVGGSGPIADLANNERVHALILAFRKAGKVVAAECYGVACLAFARDWGDRRSIIWGKHVTGHCKEYDYKDGTGFLGTDFNMGPPPYPLEYILRDATGPRGAYHGNFGKPVSVIVDFPFVTGRSTPDSYLTGQKIVEVLEDGLTRYGW; encoded by the coding sequence GTGAGCAGAAAGATTCTGGTCATTGTCTCCGAACATGGTTACTGGGCCGAGGAACTGATAGGCCCGGTATCGAAGTTCGACGAGCGGGGCTACGAGGTCATATTCGCCACGCCGACCGGAAAGCGTGCACACGCTCTTCCGCCGAGCCTCGACGCGAACTACATCGACCCGCCGCTGGGACGCTCCGTCACCACCGAGGAGAACGCCCGGCTGGGGCGGGAGTTCGAGCAGTCGAGCCGGCTGGACTCGCCGCTCGACATCGAGGCCTGGGTCCCCGAGCGGCCGTACACGAGCGACGAGGGCTACCTGCCCAAGCTGGAGCAGTACCACCGTGATCTCGACAAACTCGACGCGGACATCGCCGGGTACGACGCGATCCTCATCGTCGGCGGCAGCGGCCCGATCGCCGACCTCGCCAACAACGAGCGCGTGCACGCCCTGATCCTGGCCTTCCGGAAGGCCGGCAAGGTCGTCGCCGCCGAGTGCTACGGCGTCGCCTGCCTGGCCTTCGCCCGCGACTGGGGCGACCGCAGGAGCATCATCTGGGGCAAGCACGTGACCGGCCACTGCAAGGAATACGACTACAAGGACGGCACCGGATTCCTCGGCACCGATTTCAACATGGGGCCGCCGCCGTATCCGCTGGAGTACATCCTGCGCGACGCGACGGGCCCGCGCGGCGCCTACCACGGGAATTTCGGCAAGCCGGTCTCGGTCATCGTCGACTTCCCCTTCGTCACCGGACGTTCCACCCCCGACTCCTATCTCACGGGGCAGAAGATCGTGGAAGTCCTGGAGGACGGCCTCACCCGATACGGCTGGTAG